One Pseudonocardia abyssalis DNA segment encodes these proteins:
- the pstS gene encoding phosphate ABC transporter substrate-binding protein PstS, producing the protein MKIVRHSACARVVAVGLATSGALLLAGCGAANESAAPAAGGEAAASASASIAGAGATSQQAAMEAWVAGFSSVAPDATVSYDAQGSGAGRTQFVDGAVQFAGSDSALNDEQLPLAQTLCGGADNVIELPLYVSPIAVIFNLPGVTELKLSPATIAKLFNGSITNWNDPAIAAENAGVTLPDLAVTPVNRADDSGTTENFTEYLSATAPADWTSEPDGVWPLSGGASAQGTSGVVGLVGSGAGSIGYADESQAGELGKVSVQVGTEYVAPTAEAAAAVVAASPRVEGKGAANFSVELARDTTEAGTYPVVLVSYTLACTQYADAAVADTVKAFLTYIASDEGQQAANANAGNAPITDEQRAQFQPVIDSIAAAG; encoded by the coding sequence GTGAAGATCGTCCGGCACAGCGCCTGTGCCCGAGTTGTCGCGGTGGGCCTCGCCACCAGCGGCGCCCTGCTGCTGGCCGGCTGTGGCGCGGCCAACGAGTCCGCTGCCCCCGCCGCCGGTGGCGAGGCCGCGGCCTCCGCCAGTGCGTCCATCGCCGGCGCCGGCGCCACCTCGCAGCAGGCCGCCATGGAGGCGTGGGTCGCCGGCTTCAGCTCGGTCGCCCCCGACGCCACCGTCAGCTACGACGCCCAGGGCTCCGGTGCAGGCCGCACCCAGTTCGTCGACGGCGCGGTGCAGTTCGCCGGCAGCGACTCGGCCCTGAACGACGAGCAGCTCCCGCTCGCCCAGACGCTCTGCGGCGGCGCTGACAACGTCATCGAGCTCCCGCTGTACGTCTCGCCGATCGCGGTCATCTTCAACCTGCCCGGTGTCACCGAGCTGAAGCTGAGCCCGGCCACCATCGCGAAGCTGTTCAACGGCTCCATCACCAACTGGAACGACCCGGCCATCGCCGCGGAGAACGCCGGCGTCACGCTGCCGGACCTCGCGGTCACCCCGGTCAACCGCGCCGACGACTCGGGCACCACCGAGAACTTCACCGAGTACCTCTCGGCCACCGCCCCCGCCGACTGGACCTCCGAGCCCGACGGCGTCTGGCCGCTGTCCGGCGGCGCGTCCGCCCAGGGCACCTCGGGCGTCGTGGGCCTGGTCGGCTCCGGTGCCGGCTCCATCGGCTACGCCGACGAGAGCCAGGCCGGCGAGCTGGGCAAGGTCAGCGTCCAGGTCGGCACGGAGTACGTCGCCCCGACCGCCGAGGCGGCCGCCGCGGTCGTCGCCGCGTCGCCGCGGGTCGAGGGCAAGGGTGCGGCCAACTTCTCGGTCGAGCTCGCGCGCGACACCACCGAGGCGGGCACCTACCCGGTCGTCCTCGTGTCCTACACGCTCGCGTGCACCCAGTACGCGGACGCGGCCGTCGCCGACACGGTGAAGGCGTTCCTGACCTACATCGCCAGCGACGAGGGCCAGCAGGCGGCGAACGCCAACGCCGGCAACGCCCCGATCACCGACGAGCAGCGCGCCCAGTTCCAGCCCGTGATCGACTCGATCGCAGCCGCAGGCTGA
- the mshD gene encoding mycothiol synthase — MIELEWRAGLDDDGVAVVRALASAAAAADGSAPLSDEVLLQLRSADAAHLFARDGAALVGFAHLDPEGGGELVVHPDHRRAGLGTRVARAMVERTGDAQLRVWAHGEHPGAVAIADALGFTRVRELWQMHLDLPDAPAAVAPPEGVTLRSFVVGADEDEFLRVNNAAFDWHPEQGGWGVEQVRAREAEPWFDAEGFLLAVDDDGRLRGYHWTKVHTEPEHIGEVYVLGVDPSAQGTGLGAVLTIAGLRHLHARGLRQVLLYVESDNDAAVRVYRRLGFTVRHSDVLFARNARIIT, encoded by the coding sequence ATGATCGAACTGGAGTGGCGGGCCGGGCTCGACGACGACGGAGTGGCGGTGGTGCGCGCGTTGGCCTCGGCCGCCGCGGCCGCAGACGGTAGCGCCCCGCTGTCCGACGAGGTGCTGCTGCAGCTGCGCAGCGCCGACGCCGCGCACCTGTTCGCCCGCGACGGCGCCGCACTCGTGGGTTTCGCCCACCTCGATCCCGAGGGCGGCGGGGAGCTGGTCGTGCACCCGGACCACCGCCGGGCCGGCCTCGGCACCCGCGTCGCGCGGGCGATGGTGGAGCGCACCGGTGACGCCCAGTTGCGGGTGTGGGCGCACGGTGAGCACCCCGGCGCCGTCGCGATCGCCGACGCCCTGGGCTTCACCCGGGTCCGCGAGCTCTGGCAGATGCACCTCGACCTGCCGGACGCCCCCGCCGCCGTCGCGCCGCCGGAGGGGGTGACGCTGCGGTCGTTCGTCGTGGGCGCGGACGAGGACGAGTTCCTGCGCGTCAACAACGCGGCCTTCGACTGGCACCCGGAGCAGGGCGGCTGGGGTGTCGAGCAGGTGCGGGCGCGCGAGGCCGAGCCGTGGTTCGACGCCGAGGGCTTCCTGCTCGCCGTCGACGACGACGGCCGGCTGCGCGGCTACCACTGGACCAAGGTGCACACCGAGCCGGAGCACATCGGCGAGGTCTACGTGCTGGGCGTCGACCCGTCGGCGCAGGGCACCGGGCTCGGCGCGGTCCTGACGATCGCGGGCCTGCGCCACCTGCATGCGCGCGGCCTGCGCCAGGTGCTGCTCTACGTCGAGTCCGACAACGACGCGGCCGTTCGCGTGTACCGCAGGCTCGGCTTCACGGTCCGCCACAGCGATGTCCTCTTCGCCCGGAACGCCAGAATAATCACCTGA
- a CDS encoding winged helix-turn-helix transcriptional regulator encodes MELLLLTADPDPGSVLPALTLLPHGVRTAAPEVAALLDAGPHDAVLVDARTDLVAARSLCRLLGSTGTDVPVVAVLTEGGLVAVSGEWVVDEILLPGAGPAEVDARLRLLKARPGADSGAGSGALVLGELVIDEATYAARLRGRLLELTYKEFELLKYLAQHAGRVFTRAQLLQEVWGYDFFGGTRTVDVHVRRLRAKLGTEHEQMIGTVRNVGYKFVRPGRGSLGAPAIEVEDEDADSDERFSFRA; translated from the coding sequence ATGGAGCTCCTTCTGTTGACGGCCGACCCCGATCCGGGTTCGGTACTGCCGGCGCTGACCCTGCTCCCGCACGGCGTGCGCACGGCCGCCCCGGAGGTCGCCGCACTGCTCGACGCCGGTCCGCACGACGCGGTGCTCGTCGACGCCCGCACCGATCTGGTCGCCGCGCGCAGCCTCTGCCGGCTGCTCGGGAGCACGGGCACCGACGTGCCGGTGGTCGCGGTCCTCACCGAGGGTGGTCTGGTGGCCGTCTCGGGGGAGTGGGTCGTCGACGAGATCCTGTTGCCCGGTGCGGGCCCCGCCGAGGTCGACGCCCGGTTGCGCCTGCTCAAGGCCCGTCCCGGTGCCGACAGCGGCGCAGGCAGCGGCGCCCTCGTGCTCGGCGAGCTGGTGATCGACGAGGCCACCTACGCCGCGCGCCTGCGCGGGCGGCTCCTCGAGCTCACCTACAAGGAGTTCGAGCTGCTCAAGTACCTGGCGCAGCACGCGGGCCGCGTGTTCACCCGCGCCCAGCTGCTGCAGGAGGTGTGGGGCTACGACTTCTTCGGCGGCACCCGCACCGTCGACGTGCACGTGCGGCGGCTGCGCGCCAAGCTCGGCACCGAGCACGAGCAGATGATCGGCACCGTCCGCAACGTCGGCTACAAGTTCGTGCGCCCGGGCCGCGGCTCGCTGGGTGCGCCCGCGATCGAGGTCGAGGACGAGGACGCCGACTCCGACGAACGGTTCTCCTTCCGCGCGTAA
- a CDS encoding LmeA family phospholipid-binding protein, with amino-acid sequence MKRLIVGLIVLVGVLVGVDFGAAALAESAVSRQMREQIGLPDDPDVRINGFPFVTQALTGRYSSIDVSADRLQVGDLQEVEVVAVLRDVDAPLSEVLGSGPKSLRVAEAEGTVRVGADDIERLLGSVDRLRIESLDADALEQAVEDGADASLADADPDTVARLVGTTAVQGEDTEVSAIVALDLTDGLVRIVPRDIRIGGPDAPPLPESVQTSLGDRFTVEVDPGSLPLQVTPTELKAVDGVLEISGSTTDLVLGAAASGAG; translated from the coding sequence ATGAAGCGCCTGATCGTCGGGCTGATCGTGCTCGTCGGCGTGCTCGTGGGCGTCGACTTCGGGGCCGCGGCTCTCGCCGAGTCGGCCGTGTCCCGGCAGATGCGCGAGCAGATCGGCCTGCCCGACGACCCCGACGTGCGGATCAACGGCTTCCCGTTCGTCACCCAGGCGCTGACCGGGCGGTACTCCAGCATCGACGTGTCCGCCGACCGCCTGCAGGTCGGTGACCTGCAGGAGGTCGAGGTCGTCGCGGTCCTCCGCGACGTCGACGCCCCGCTGTCGGAAGTTCTCGGGTCCGGGCCGAAGTCGCTGCGCGTCGCCGAGGCCGAGGGCACCGTCCGCGTCGGGGCCGACGACATCGAGCGGCTGCTCGGCTCCGTCGACCGCCTGCGCATCGAGTCGCTCGACGCCGACGCGCTCGAGCAGGCCGTCGAGGACGGGGCCGATGCCTCGCTCGCCGACGCCGACCCCGACACCGTCGCCCGGCTCGTCGGCACCACCGCGGTGCAGGGCGAGGACACCGAGGTCTCGGCCATCGTCGCGCTGGACCTCACCGACGGGCTCGTGCGGATCGTGCCGCGCGACATCCGGATCGGCGGACCCGACGCCCCTCCCCTGCCGGAGTCCGTGCAGACCTCGCTGGGCGACCGGTTCACCGTGGAGGTCGACCCGGGCTCGCTCCCGCTGCAGGTGACGCCCACCGAGCTGAAGGCCGTCGACGGCGTTCTCGAGATCAGCGGCAGCACCACCGACCTCGTTCTCGGCGCCGCGGCGTCAGGTGCGGGCTGA
- a CDS encoding thioredoxin family protein — MDPIGAVVLLAALVLATAAGLVLRRRDGRVRAGRAAGDGASGGWALAGTTPGTDDRVLLLQLSSPVCTPCRRTAELIDDLRTRRPGVAHTEIDVADRPDVARALGVMRTPTVVAFDRAGTEFLRVSGLPRASDLEAALDPVLDPR, encoded by the coding sequence ATGGATCCGATCGGGGCAGTGGTACTCCTCGCTGCACTGGTGCTCGCCACCGCGGCGGGCCTCGTCCTGCGCCGCCGCGACGGCCGTGTCCGTGCCGGCCGCGCGGCCGGGGACGGGGCCTCGGGCGGGTGGGCGCTGGCGGGCACCACCCCCGGCACCGACGACCGCGTACTGCTGCTGCAGCTCTCCTCGCCGGTCTGCACGCCGTGCCGGCGCACCGCGGAGCTGATCGACGACCTGCGCACCCGGCGCCCCGGCGTCGCGCACACCGAGATCGACGTGGCCGACCGCCCGGACGTCGCGCGGGCCCTCGGGGTCATGCGCACCCCGACCGTCGTCGCGTTCGACCGCGCCGGGACGGAGTTCCTGCGCGTCTCCGGCCTCCCGCGAGCGTCCGACCTGGAAGCGGCGCTCGACCCGGTGCTCGACCCCCGATGA
- a CDS encoding DUF4395 domain-containing protein, giving the protein MSASDPQLDPRGVRFAAALTTVVLAIVLLSASGWLLAAQAVVFALAAFAGPRFAPYPLIFRALVAPRLSPPTDREDAAPVRFSQLVGFVFTVVGTVGYLAGLTTLGVVATAFALVAAFLNAAFGFCLGCEMYGLVQRFRPNRNNQQGATA; this is encoded by the coding sequence ATGTCCGCATCGGACCCCCAGCTCGATCCGCGCGGCGTCCGCTTCGCCGCGGCGCTCACCACCGTCGTGCTCGCGATCGTGCTGCTCAGCGCCAGCGGCTGGCTGCTCGCCGCGCAGGCCGTGGTGTTCGCGCTCGCCGCGTTCGCCGGGCCGCGCTTCGCGCCGTACCCGCTGATCTTCCGCGCGCTCGTCGCGCCGCGGCTGAGCCCGCCCACCGACCGCGAGGACGCCGCACCCGTGCGGTTCTCCCAGCTCGTCGGGTTCGTCTTCACCGTCGTGGGCACCGTCGGCTACCTCGCCGGGCTCACCACGCTCGGCGTCGTCGCCACCGCGTTCGCCCTCGTCGCCGCGTTCCTCAACGCCGCCTTCGGCTTCTGCCTCGGCTGCGAGATGTACGGCCTCGTCCAACGATTCCGCCCGAACCGCAACAACCAGCAGGGAGCCACAGCATGA
- a CDS encoding sulfurtransferase — protein MSREDVLVSADWAEKNLGTDGIVFLEIDEDTSAYDGGHLAGAVKINWTTELQDGVRRDIVDADQFAALLSAKGVGNDDTVVLYGGNNNWFAAYAYWQFKLYGHADVKLLDGGRKKWELDGRPLTTDETARTATTYTAKPADTSIRAFRDEVVEAIGTKNLVDVRSPDEFSGKILAPAHLPQEQSQRPGHIPGAINIPWSKAANEDGTFKSDEDLAKLYGDEGFDGSQATIAYCRIGERSSHTWVVLHELLGHGDVKNYDGSWTEYGSLIGVPIELGSGKAS, from the coding sequence ATGAGCCGCGAGGACGTCCTCGTCTCCGCCGATTGGGCCGAGAAGAACCTCGGCACCGACGGGATCGTGTTCCTCGAGATCGACGAGGACACCTCCGCCTACGACGGCGGCCACCTCGCCGGCGCCGTGAAGATCAACTGGACCACCGAGCTGCAGGACGGCGTGCGCCGCGACATCGTCGACGCCGACCAGTTCGCCGCGCTGCTGTCGGCCAAGGGCGTCGGCAACGACGACACCGTGGTCCTCTACGGCGGCAACAACAACTGGTTCGCCGCCTACGCCTACTGGCAGTTCAAGCTCTACGGGCACGCCGACGTCAAGCTGCTCGACGGCGGGCGCAAGAAGTGGGAGCTCGACGGCCGTCCGCTCACCACCGACGAGACCGCCCGCACGGCCACCACCTACACGGCGAAGCCGGCCGACACCTCGATCCGCGCGTTCCGCGACGAGGTCGTCGAGGCGATCGGCACCAAGAACCTCGTCGACGTCCGCTCGCCCGACGAGTTCTCCGGCAAGATCCTCGCGCCGGCCCACCTGCCGCAGGAGCAGAGCCAGCGCCCGGGCCACATCCCCGGCGCCATCAACATCCCGTGGAGCAAGGCGGCCAACGAGGACGGCACGTTCAAGTCCGACGAGGACCTGGCCAAGCTCTACGGCGACGAGGGCTTCGACGGCTCACAGGCCACCATCGCCTACTGCCGCATCGGCGAGCGCAGCTCCCACACCTGGGTCGTGCTGCACGAGCTGCTCGGCCACGGCGACGTCAAGAACTACGACGGCAGCTGGACCGAGTACGGCTCGCTCATCGGCGTGCCGATCGAGCTCGGCTCGGGGAAGGCCTCCTGA
- a CDS encoding DUF1416 domain-containing protein, which translates to MCGAPDQAVSLPAGTDLTKETVLAGRVVAGGEPVGGAFVRLLDGTGEFTAEVVASASGDFRFFAAPGTWTLRALSRSGNGEAVLTADAPGLHQTQVAVA; encoded by the coding sequence ATGTGCGGCGCCCCTGACCAGGCGGTCTCGCTGCCCGCGGGCACCGACCTCACCAAGGAGACCGTGCTCGCCGGGCGGGTCGTGGCCGGCGGTGAGCCCGTCGGCGGCGCGTTCGTCCGGCTGCTCGACGGCACCGGCGAGTTCACCGCCGAGGTCGTGGCGAGCGCGAGCGGCGACTTCCGCTTCTTCGCCGCCCCCGGCACCTGGACGCTGCGCGCGCTGAGCCGCAGCGGCAACGGGGAGGCGGTCCTGACGGCCGACGCCCCGGGACTGCACCAGACGCAGGTGGCGGTGGCCTGA